A window of the Procambarus clarkii isolate CNS0578487 chromosome 19, FALCON_Pclarkii_2.0, whole genome shotgun sequence genome harbors these coding sequences:
- the LOC138366566 gene encoding uncharacterized protein codes for MVHQPSRYSLLNVHQPCCCSVKKVHQPCHYSRLKVHQQCHYSLLKVHKLCCYSLLKVHQPYHYSLLTVHQLCRYSLLKAHQPCCYSLLKVHKPSHYSLLKVHQSCC; via the coding sequence ATGGTTCACCAGCCAAGCCGGTACTCCCTGCTGAATGTTCACCAGCCCTGCTGCTGCTCTGTaaagaaggttcaccagccctgccactactcccggctgaaggttcaccagcaatgccactactccctgctgaaggttcacaagCTCTGCTGCTACTCCctactgaaggttcaccagccctaccactactccctgctgacgGTTCATCAGCTGTgccgctactccctgctgaaggctcACCAGCCCTGCTGCTACTCTCTGCTGAAGGTTCACAAGCCCAGCCACTACTCCCTACTGAAGGTTCACCAGTCATGCTGCTAA